A single region of the Leptolyngbya subtilissima AS-A7 genome encodes:
- a CDS encoding aromatic ring-hydroxylating dioxygenase subunit alpha, producing the protein MVAVNDIYLLRNIWYHAMPSHELKAGKMVAKTLLNEPILFGRTNQGKAFAIRDICPHRAVPLSCGRFDGTEVECCYHGWRFNENGQCTEIPSLMPEQQMDLSRFDVNSYEVKEVQGNLWVYVSDRDNPQPPRFEVPRVPGFSDDVRPSVTYTMRFPCYIDHAVVGLMDPAHSPFVHRSWWWRGATLNDEIKWFDPSPYGFTMRKHRMGENMGYGYWLIGGVPDNEIIFYLPGVRTEETTTSKHRVVNLTTVTPLTDDQTDVTFELYWDLPWGNLLKPILPLMIRSFLGQDRDVVIKQQEGLKHETVLRLIKDSDTLARWYYQLKKEYQRSQTEDREFATPVKTQLLKWRA; encoded by the coding sequence GTGGTTGCCGTTAACGACATCTACCTGCTGCGCAACATCTGGTACCATGCCATGCCCAGCCACGAGCTGAAGGCGGGTAAGATGGTGGCCAAAACCCTGCTTAACGAGCCAATTCTGTTTGGTCGCACCAACCAGGGCAAAGCCTTTGCCATCCGCGATATTTGCCCTCACCGGGCCGTGCCCCTCAGCTGTGGCCGTTTCGACGGCACCGAGGTTGAGTGCTGCTACCACGGCTGGCGCTTTAACGAAAACGGCCAGTGCACCGAGATTCCATCATTGATGCCGGAACAGCAGATGGATCTGAGCCGCTTTGACGTGAATTCCTACGAGGTCAAAGAGGTGCAGGGCAACCTGTGGGTTTATGTGAGCGATCGCGACAACCCCCAACCTCCGCGCTTCGAAGTGCCCCGGGTGCCCGGTTTTAGCGACGACGTTCGCCCAAGCGTTACCTACACCATGCGGTTTCCCTGCTACATCGACCATGCCGTGGTGGGGCTAATGGATCCGGCCCACTCCCCCTTTGTGCATCGCTCCTGGTGGTGGCGCGGGGCTACCCTCAACGATGAGATCAAGTGGTTTGACCCTTCGCCCTACGGGTTTACCATGCGCAAGCACCGCATGGGCGAGAACATGGGCTACGGCTACTGGTTAATTGGCGGTGTGCCCGACAACGAAATCATCTTTTACCTGCCCGGCGTCCGCACTGAAGAGACCACCACCTCAAAACACCGGGTGGTGAACTTGACCACCGTCACCCCCCTCACCGACGACCAAACCGACGTCACCTTTGAGCTGTACTGGGATCTCCCCTGGGGCAACCTGCTCAAGCCGATTCTGCCCCTGATGATTCGCTCCTTTTTAGGCCAAGACCGCGACGTCGTCATTAAGCAGCAGGAGGGGCTCAAGCATGAGACCGTATTGCGGCTGATCAAAGACTCTGACACCCTCGCTCGGTGGTATTACCAGCTCAAAAAAGAGTACCAGCGCTCCCAAACGGAAGACCGCGAGTTTGCCACCCCCGTCAAAACGCAGCTGCTCAAATGGCGAGCCTAA
- a CDS encoding septal ring lytic transglycosylase RlpA family protein, translating to MTLFGLFWAAFLPHYLNPFNPPAPLVLQTANANAVAHGQRQPAVDLRASPYSPLHLQSAIHKPLQLFPQLGWPQTAAVDWRLWRATAAVAVVGQGTNAHVSSGVTQIAPTPVACGKLAAANASAPAKGFTIRVKNVAIGQVPSRPAADQVARQIRQAVPQLEANPNGLTPKLSQALAAAQVDGKTVFVLPGAMSAQASSVSASNPSQTALQATAWVNNLRLAFGGSPLEPSQVQMVAHGLGETRKTFNGTASWYGPYFHGRQTATGETFNQNDLTAAHKTLPFGTFLKVRNQLNGKSVVVRINDRGPYIGDRSLDLSYAAARCLGSDRVGLIPYQATILAPGVPQAWRSDVVATLP from the coding sequence ATGACGTTATTTGGACTTTTCTGGGCTGCGTTTCTACCGCATTATCTCAATCCTTTCAACCCACCTGCCCCTCTAGTACTGCAAACGGCTAACGCCAACGCAGTGGCTCATGGGCAGCGTCAGCCTGCGGTAGATTTAAGAGCTTCTCCCTACTCTCCCCTGCATCTACAATCCGCTATTCACAAGCCCCTTCAGTTGTTTCCCCAGCTGGGTTGGCCGCAGACGGCGGCTGTGGATTGGCGCCTCTGGAGAGCTACCGCCGCTGTGGCCGTAGTCGGCCAGGGAACAAACGCCCACGTTAGCAGCGGGGTAACTCAGATTGCCCCGACTCCCGTTGCCTGTGGCAAATTAGCTGCGGCAAACGCTAGCGCTCCAGCAAAAGGATTTACTATTCGGGTCAAGAATGTAGCGATTGGGCAGGTGCCGTCGCGTCCGGCGGCGGACCAGGTTGCCCGTCAGATTCGCCAAGCGGTGCCTCAACTAGAGGCCAACCCCAACGGGCTAACCCCTAAATTAAGCCAGGCTCTGGCCGCCGCGCAGGTCGATGGCAAAACCGTGTTTGTGTTGCCTGGCGCAATGTCAGCTCAGGCTAGTTCAGTCAGTGCATCCAACCCTAGCCAGACTGCCTTGCAAGCGACCGCCTGGGTCAACAATCTGCGTCTGGCCTTTGGGGGGTCTCCTCTAGAGCCCAGCCAGGTGCAAATGGTGGCCCACGGCCTGGGTGAAACCCGCAAGACGTTTAACGGCACAGCGTCTTGGTATGGGCCTTACTTCCATGGACGGCAGACGGCTACCGGTGAAACCTTCAACCAGAACGACCTGACAGCGGCCCACAAGACCTTGCCCTTCGGCACCTTTCTCAAGGTGCGCAACCAGCTTAACGGTAAGAGCGTGGTTGTACGTATCAACGATCGCGGTCCATATATCGGCGATCGCTCTCTCGATCTGTCCTATGCTGCTGCCCGGTGTCTGGGGAGCGATCGCGTGGGGTTGATTCCCTATCAGGCGACAATTCTAGCGCCGGGAGTTCCCCAGGCATGGCGATCTGATGTGGTAGCTACCCTACCCTAG
- a CDS encoding EAL domain-containing protein → MVHFRVWPFRQQLQQWASRFSKPINFGSRAVLVSSLLALTLVSAGKRLQLFESLETSSFDLLTRLLIQQTSDPRLLIVEVTEADLEAYGWPLSDQVVADIIAEVQRHEPAVVGLDLYRNTPQDMPGQTALAQAFADSSKVIGIFNVGKQGTSIEVPAPATWPADQVGFNDLAIDPDGVLRRNLLYVSTPNNPAYSFPLRVVLAYHADLEFQVDRGNDLLRIGEAEFPALLARNGGYANIDDRGYQVLMKYRTPYEPAPTLTITQVLAGAVPPDWVRGKIVLIGSTASSLKDEFYTPFSHEHSARFVMAGVEVHAQSISQLLDAIAGEPTLYRFLPQWGEFFWLLGCTLAAGVIGWQVRRPPMLLLLSGSMVLGIWSLSGLALANMLWVPTVEPVAAFLLALGLVLTQKVLYRSSYDQLTLLPGRDMFVLQVQRALCQKPASAVTVVFLDIDRFKLINQSFGHVVGDRVLQTLGQRLRQFLPPSAQLSRVGGDEFAFLLPVHEQPTVDQWLNRLQTELSEPFSIARRRLSVTSSMGVAMAHGEHSPSPQDLLRDAHTAMYRAKALNEYRYEVFASTMHEEAVRRLELESHLLSAFENNEFLLHYQPIVCLQSGCITGFEALVRWYRPEEGFVSPGQFIQVTEETGLIVHLGQWIFRAACAQLKAWQQQFPDHPLTMSINLSRRQLHQVDLVDQFGACLHELNLAGKQVQLEITESMIMRDVDGATELMHRLKQLGLKLAIDDFGTGYSSLSYLHRFPTDTLKIDQSFVGRMDQSGDDREIVHTIIALGQKLNMDLVAEGIETETQLNRLRAMGCRRGQGYLFSQPLGREAATALLTNPWPWITVGTPDEAQKA, encoded by the coding sequence ATGGTGCATTTCCGGGTCTGGCCGTTTAGGCAGCAGCTCCAACAGTGGGCCTCCCGTTTTTCTAAACCTATTAATTTTGGCAGTCGAGCCGTGCTGGTTTCTAGCCTGCTCGCCCTCACACTGGTGTCTGCGGGCAAGCGGCTACAGCTGTTTGAATCCTTAGAAACCTCTAGTTTTGACTTGCTGACCCGGCTATTGATTCAGCAGACCTCAGACCCGCGGCTGCTAATTGTAGAGGTGACCGAGGCTGATCTAGAGGCCTACGGTTGGCCCCTGTCTGACCAGGTGGTGGCCGATATTATTGCCGAGGTGCAGCGCCATGAGCCAGCGGTAGTGGGGCTCGATCTGTACCGCAACACCCCCCAGGACATGCCAGGTCAGACGGCCCTTGCCCAAGCCTTTGCCGATTCCTCAAAGGTGATTGGCATCTTCAACGTGGGCAAGCAGGGCACTAGCATTGAGGTGCCCGCTCCCGCTACCTGGCCCGCCGACCAGGTGGGATTTAACGACTTAGCCATTGACCCGGATGGGGTGCTGCGCCGCAACCTGCTGTACGTATCCACACCCAACAATCCTGCCTACTCGTTTCCGCTGCGGGTGGTGCTGGCCTATCACGCCGATTTAGAATTTCAAGTCGATCGAGGCAACGATCTGCTGCGCATTGGGGAGGCTGAATTTCCAGCCCTGCTGGCTAGGAATGGCGGCTATGCCAATATTGATGACCGGGGCTATCAGGTGCTGATGAAGTACCGCACTCCCTACGAACCAGCCCCAACTTTAACCATTACCCAGGTGCTTGCCGGAGCGGTGCCCCCCGACTGGGTGCGCGGCAAAATTGTGCTGATTGGTTCTACCGCTTCTAGCCTTAAGGATGAGTTTTATACGCCCTTTAGCCACGAGCATTCAGCTCGGTTTGTGATGGCTGGGGTGGAGGTGCATGCCCAGAGCATTAGCCAGCTACTCGATGCGATCGCAGGTGAACCCACCCTCTACCGTTTTTTGCCCCAGTGGGGCGAATTTTTCTGGCTGCTGGGCTGCACCCTAGCGGCTGGGGTAATAGGCTGGCAGGTGCGCCGGCCACCCATGCTGCTGTTGCTCAGCGGCAGTATGGTTTTGGGCATTTGGAGCCTGAGCGGCCTAGCCCTGGCCAACATGCTATGGGTACCTACGGTAGAACCCGTGGCAGCTTTTTTGCTGGCCCTGGGGCTGGTGTTGACTCAAAAGGTGCTGTACCGCAGCAGCTACGACCAGCTCACCCTGCTACCGGGGCGAGACATGTTTGTGCTGCAAGTGCAGCGGGCTCTCTGCCAAAAACCCGCCAGTGCAGTGACGGTGGTGTTCTTAGACATCGATCGCTTCAAGCTGATCAACCAGTCCTTTGGGCACGTTGTGGGCGATCGCGTACTGCAAACCCTGGGTCAGCGGCTGCGACAGTTTTTGCCCCCGTCGGCGCAGCTATCGCGGGTGGGTGGTGATGAATTTGCCTTTTTGCTGCCGGTGCACGAGCAGCCCACCGTAGACCAGTGGCTCAATCGTTTGCAAACCGAACTGTCAGAGCCCTTTTCGATCGCACGGCGGCGGCTCTCGGTAACCAGCTCTATGGGGGTTGCCATGGCCCATGGCGAACATTCCCCCAGCCCCCAAGACCTGCTGCGTGACGCCCATACCGCCATGTATCGGGCCAAGGCCCTGAACGAGTACCGCTACGAAGTGTTTGCCAGCACTATGCACGAAGAGGCGGTGCGTCGTTTAGAACTCGAAAGCCACCTGCTCAGCGCCTTTGAAAACAACGAGTTTTTGCTCCACTACCAACCGATTGTGTGTCTGCAGAGCGGTTGCATTACGGGCTTTGAGGCCCTGGTGCGGTGGTACCGTCCTGAGGAGGGCTTTGTGTCGCCAGGGCAGTTTATTCAGGTGACCGAGGAAACCGGGCTGATTGTGCACCTAGGCCAGTGGATCTTTCGGGCTGCCTGCGCCCAGCTCAAGGCCTGGCAGCAGCAGTTTCCCGACCATCCCTTGACCATGAGCATTAACTTATCGCGGCGGCAGCTGCACCAAGTTGACCTGGTGGATCAGTTTGGGGCCTGTCTGCATGAGCTCAATCTAGCGGGCAAGCAGGTGCAGCTCGAAATTACCGAAAGCATGATCATGCGGGACGTCGATGGGGCGACAGAGCTGATGCATCGGCTGAAGCAGCTAGGGTTAAAGCTGGCGATCGACGATTTTGGCACCGGCTATTCGTCGCTTAGCTATCTGCATCGTTTCCCCACAGATACGCTCAAAATCGACCAGTCTTTTGTTGGCCGCATGGATCAAAGCGGCGACGATCGCGAGATCGTGCACACCATTATTGCCCTAGGCCAAAAGCTGAATATGGATCTGGTAGCCGAAGGTATTGAAACCGAAACCCAGCTCAACCGACTGCGGGCCATGGGCTGCCGACGTGGGCAGGGCTACCTGTTTTCTCAGCCCCTGGGCCGTGAGGCGGCTACGGCACTATTGACTAACCCCTGGCCCTGGATCACCGTTGGCACCCCTGACGAAGCCCAAAAGGCTTGA
- a CDS encoding NAD-dependent succinate-semialdehyde dehydrogenase, which produces MPIASINPATGAVLKRFEPLSEAEIEHKLALAAQTFATYRQTSFEQRAGWLHQAAQVLDDNKAAYAKIMALEMGKPLVGAIAEVEKSALVCRYYADHGAEFLADEPATTDASRSFVRYQPIGPVLAVMPWNFPFWQVFRFAAPALMAGNVGLLKHASNVPQCALAIEEVFQKAGLPEGAFQTLLIGGDRIAKLVTDDRIKAATLTGSEPAGASLAAACGQQIKKTVLELGGSDPFIVMPSADLEAAIATAATARMLNTGQSCIAAKRFIVHEAIAERFEQGMTEKFAALNVGNPLDEGVTVGPLATPDIAAELEQQVNACLAQGGTALIGGDVAALKSQLPADLQNGNWFPPTILAALPPGTPADQEEFFGPVALVFRVGSLDEAIARANDIPFGLGASAWSQDLAEQERLMAELEAGAVFINGLVKSDPRLPFGGIKRSGYGRELGRHGIHEFVNIKTVWVK; this is translated from the coding sequence ATGCCCATTGCCAGTATTAACCCCGCCACCGGAGCGGTGCTCAAGCGTTTTGAACCGTTGAGCGAGGCCGAAATTGAGCACAAGCTCGCCTTGGCCGCCCAGACCTTTGCTACCTACCGTCAGACATCCTTTGAGCAGCGCGCCGGGTGGCTGCACCAGGCCGCCCAGGTGCTCGATGACAACAAGGCTGCCTACGCCAAAATCATGGCCTTGGAGATGGGCAAGCCCCTAGTGGGGGCGATCGCCGAAGTCGAAAAAAGCGCTCTGGTCTGCCGCTACTATGCCGACCACGGAGCCGAGTTTTTAGCCGACGAGCCCGCTACCACCGACGCTAGCCGCAGCTTTGTGCGCTACCAGCCCATTGGCCCGGTGCTGGCGGTGATGCCCTGGAACTTCCCGTTTTGGCAGGTGTTTCGCTTTGCCGCCCCAGCGCTGATGGCGGGCAACGTGGGGCTGCTCAAGCACGCTTCGAATGTGCCCCAGTGCGCCCTGGCGATCGAGGAAGTTTTTCAGAAGGCTGGCCTGCCCGAGGGGGCGTTTCAGACGCTGCTGATTGGGGGCGATCGCATTGCTAAGCTGGTCACCGACGATCGCATCAAAGCCGCCACCCTCACCGGCAGCGAACCCGCTGGGGCCAGCCTGGCCGCCGCCTGCGGTCAGCAGATCAAAAAGACGGTGCTGGAGCTAGGCGGCAGCGACCCGTTTATCGTCATGCCCAGTGCCGATCTGGAGGCGGCGATCGCCACCGCTGCCACCGCCCGCATGCTCAACACCGGCCAGTCTTGCATTGCCGCCAAGCGGTTTATCGTCCATGAGGCGATCGCCGAGCGCTTTGAGCAGGGGATGACCGAAAAATTCGCGGCGCTCAACGTGGGCAACCCCCTCGACGAAGGAGTGACCGTTGGCCCCCTGGCCACCCCCGACATAGCCGCCGAGCTAGAGCAGCAGGTCAACGCCTGCCTGGCCCAGGGCGGCACCGCGCTGATTGGCGGCGATGTTGCAGCGCTGAAGTCCCAGCTGCCCGCCGATCTGCAAAACGGCAACTGGTTTCCGCCCACCATTCTCGCCGCTCTGCCGCCCGGCACCCCCGCCGACCAGGAGGAGTTCTTTGGTCCAGTGGCCCTGGTGTTTCGTGTGGGTAGTTTGGATGAGGCGATCGCGCGGGCCAACGACATTCCCTTTGGCCTGGGGGCCAGCGCCTGGAGCCAGGACCTCGCTGAGCAGGAACGACTGATGGCCGAGCTAGAGGCTGGGGCAGTCTTTATTAATGGACTGGTTAAATCTGATCCGCGTCTGCCCTTTGGCGGCATTAAGCGATCGGGCTACGGGCGCGAGTTAGGCCGCCATGGCATTCACGAGTTCGTCAACATCAAAACCGTCTGGGTCAAATAG
- a CDS encoding acetolactate synthase large subunit, whose product MNTAELLVQCLENEGVEYIFGLPGEENLQLLQALKRSSIQFITTRHEQGAAFMADVYGRLTGKAGVCLSTLGPGATNLMTGVADATLDRAPLVAITGQVGTDRMHIESHQYLDLVAMFAPVTKWNAQIVRPSITPEIVRKAFKLAQAEKPGAVHIDLPENIAEMEVVGAALRKDSQEKTYASLQSIQQAAVALSQATNPMILVGNGAIRASASEALTEFATQLNIPVANTFMGKGVIPYTHPLALWAIGLQQRDYITCAMEQTDLIIAVGYDLIEYSPKKWNPDGKLPILHINLTHAEVDSSYIPKVEVIGDISDSLEEILKRVKRQGRPEPHSLKIRDEIRADYEQYADDYGFPIKPQKLIYDLRQVLDAEDIVISDVGAHKMWMARNYHCLRPNTCLISNGFAAMGIALPGALAAKLVHPNRKVVAVTGDGGFMMNCQELETALRVGTPFVTIIFNDGGYGLIEWKQMNYYGESTYIHFTNPDFVKLAEAMGLKGYRIESAEDFIPTLKQALEDDVPAVIDCPVDYRENLLFSQKAGDLNCLI is encoded by the coding sequence ATGAACACCGCCGAATTGCTTGTCCAGTGCCTTGAGAACGAAGGCGTCGAATACATTTTTGGCCTGCCAGGGGAGGAAAACCTCCAGCTGCTCCAGGCCCTAAAGCGATCCTCGATTCAGTTCATCACCACCCGTCACGAGCAGGGGGCGGCTTTTATGGCCGATGTCTACGGGCGGCTAACGGGCAAGGCGGGGGTGTGCCTTTCGACCCTGGGGCCGGGGGCGACCAACTTAATGACTGGGGTAGCCGACGCAACGTTGGACCGCGCCCCGCTAGTGGCAATCACGGGGCAGGTGGGCACCGATCGCATGCACATTGAGTCGCACCAGTACCTTGACCTAGTGGCCATGTTCGCCCCGGTCACCAAGTGGAATGCTCAGATCGTGCGACCCAGCATTACTCCCGAAATCGTGCGTAAGGCCTTTAAACTGGCCCAGGCCGAAAAGCCCGGCGCGGTGCACATTGATCTGCCCGAAAACATTGCCGAAATGGAGGTGGTCGGGGCCGCCCTGCGCAAAGACAGCCAGGAGAAAACCTACGCCTCATTGCAGAGCATTCAGCAGGCGGCGGTGGCGCTCTCCCAAGCCACTAACCCCATGATTTTGGTGGGCAACGGTGCCATTCGCGCCAGTGCTAGCGAAGCCCTGACCGAGTTTGCTACCCAGCTCAACATTCCGGTGGCCAACACCTTCATGGGCAAGGGCGTAATTCCCTACACCCACCCGCTAGCGCTGTGGGCGATTGGGTTGCAGCAGCGCGACTACATCACCTGCGCCATGGAGCAGACCGATCTGATCATTGCCGTGGGCTATGACCTGATCGAGTATTCGCCTAAAAAGTGGAACCCTGACGGCAAGCTGCCCATTCTGCACATCAACCTCACCCACGCTGAGGTTGACAGCAGCTACATTCCTAAGGTCGAAGTGATTGGCGACATCTCAGACTCGCTAGAAGAAATTCTCAAGCGGGTGAAGCGCCAGGGTCGCCCCGAACCCCACAGTCTCAAAATTCGCGACGAAATTCGCGCTGACTACGAGCAGTATGCCGACGACTACGGCTTCCCAATCAAGCCCCAGAAGCTAATCTACGACCTGCGCCAGGTGCTCGACGCCGAAGACATTGTGATTTCTGACGTGGGGGCCCACAAAATGTGGATGGCCCGCAACTACCACTGCCTGCGCCCCAACACCTGTCTGATTTCAAACGGCTTTGCGGCCATGGGCATTGCCCTACCGGGAGCGCTGGCGGCCAAGCTGGTGCACCCCAACCGCAAAGTGGTGGCGGTAACCGGCGATGGCGGCTTCATGATGAACTGCCAGGAGCTAGAAACAGCCCTGCGGGTGGGCACCCCCTTTGTCACCATCATCTTTAATGACGGTGGCTATGGGCTGATTGAGTGGAAGCAGATGAATTACTACGGCGAGTCAACCTACATTCACTTCACCAACCCCGACTTTGTGAAACTGGCGGAGGCTATGGGCCTCAAGGGCTACCGGATTGAGTCGGCGGAGGACTTTATTCCGACGTTGAAGCAGGCATTGGAAGACGATGTGCCGGCGGTAATTGACTGCCCAGTGGACTACCGCGAAAACCTGCTGTTTAGCCAGAAAGCGGGCGATCTTAACTGTTTGATCTAA
- a CDS encoding carbon-nitrogen hydrolase family protein gives MRAYRAAAVQMTSVPDLAKNLAQAEELIDLAVRQGAELVSLPENFSFLGDEDAKIAQADTISQASEAFLKTMAQRYQVTLIGGGYPVPAKEGKVFNTALLVSPEGQELMRYEKVHLFDVNLPDGNTYRESNTVISGHLLPDVFPSKPFGILGLSVCYDVRFPELYRHLSQQGAEVLVVPAAFTEFTGKDHWQILLQARAIENTCYVIAPAQTGFHNARRQSHGHAMIIDPWGMVLADAGVDKGIAIAEINPDRISQVRRQMPALAHRVFP, from the coding sequence ATGAGAGCGTATCGGGCCGCCGCCGTACAGATGACCAGTGTGCCAGACTTGGCCAAAAATTTGGCCCAGGCCGAAGAGCTAATTGACCTGGCAGTGCGTCAGGGGGCAGAACTGGTCAGCCTTCCCGAAAATTTTTCGTTTTTGGGCGACGAAGACGCAAAAATCGCCCAGGCCGACACCATCAGTCAGGCCAGCGAAGCGTTTCTCAAAACCATGGCCCAGCGCTACCAGGTGACGCTGATTGGCGGCGGATACCCCGTGCCCGCCAAAGAGGGCAAAGTCTTTAACACTGCCCTGCTAGTTTCCCCCGAGGGGCAAGAGCTGATGCGCTACGAAAAGGTGCACCTGTTCGACGTCAACCTGCCCGACGGCAACACCTACCGCGAGTCCAACACCGTTATTTCTGGGCACCTGCTGCCCGATGTTTTTCCATCTAAGCCCTTTGGTATTTTGGGCCTGTCGGTGTGCTACGACGTGCGCTTTCCGGAGCTGTATCGCCACCTGTCGCAGCAGGGGGCCGAGGTGCTAGTAGTACCTGCCGCCTTTACCGAGTTTACCGGCAAAGACCATTGGCAAATTTTGCTGCAAGCCCGCGCGATTGAGAACACCTGCTATGTGATTGCTCCGGCCCAAACCGGCTTCCATAACGCCCGTCGCCAGTCCCACGGGCACGCCATGATTATTGACCCCTGGGGCATGGTGCTGGCCGATGCTGGCGTGGATAAGGGGATTGCGATCGCCGAAATCAACCCCGATCGCATTTCCCAGGTGCGTCGCCAAATGCCCGCATTGGCCCACCGCGTCTTTCCCTAA
- a CDS encoding cation:proton antiporter: protein MANWMSGLIGSGLISNIPTDFFQVKSAFNPWLAELSEAEVEPLVLASVLLSLVVVYLAAKIGGELCARVNLPAVLGELIGGVIVGVSALHLIVFPESGGEVQSLLMNLVGMTTGQAPSELLRVFQGESEVISVLAELGVIILLFEIGLESDLKELIRVGPQAAVVAVVGVVAPFAAGTAGLILIFGIDTIPAVFAGAALTATSIGITAKVLAEMQQLSSREGQIIIGAAVLDDVLGIIVLAVVASLAKTGEIEILNVAYLIAGAAAFLVGSIFIGRLLSPYFVMVVNQMRTRGQVIISALIFAFVLSYIAAAIQLEAILGAFAAGLILAETSKHKEIEEQISPIADMLVPIFFIVVGARTDISVLNPLNPENRAGLVIASFLVVVAILGKVITGVAVFGQPGINRLAIGVGMIPRGEVGLVFAGVGAASGVLTESLEAAIIVMVIFTTFLAPPLLRVVFKDDEGPVSPASPAPELETAD, encoded by the coding sequence ATGGCAAATTGGATGAGTGGCCTCATCGGCAGCGGCCTGATTAGCAATATTCCCACCGATTTTTTCCAGGTAAAATCTGCGTTCAACCCCTGGCTGGCAGAGCTGTCAGAGGCGGAGGTAGAGCCCCTAGTGCTCGCCAGTGTATTGCTAAGTCTAGTTGTGGTCTACCTTGCGGCCAAGATTGGCGGTGAGCTGTGTGCCCGAGTTAACCTACCCGCGGTCCTAGGAGAGCTCATCGGAGGCGTCATCGTCGGCGTCTCGGCTCTGCACCTGATTGTGTTTCCCGAAAGCGGCGGTGAAGTGCAGTCGCTGCTCATGAACCTAGTCGGTATGACCACAGGCCAAGCCCCAAGCGAACTGCTGCGGGTCTTTCAGGGGGAGAGTGAGGTGATCTCTGTTCTAGCTGAACTAGGGGTGATCATTCTACTGTTTGAAATTGGTTTGGAGTCAGACCTCAAAGAACTTATTCGCGTTGGCCCTCAGGCGGCGGTGGTAGCCGTTGTTGGGGTAGTGGCCCCCTTTGCCGCTGGTACCGCTGGGCTAATTTTGATCTTTGGGATCGATACTATTCCAGCCGTGTTTGCCGGAGCGGCGCTCACCGCTACCAGCATTGGCATTACCGCCAAGGTGTTGGCCGAAATGCAGCAACTCAGCTCCAGGGAAGGCCAAATCATCATTGGAGCTGCCGTACTCGACGACGTGCTGGGCATCATTGTGCTAGCCGTAGTGGCTAGCCTCGCCAAAACCGGCGAAATCGAAATTCTCAACGTGGCTTACCTAATTGCTGGAGCCGCCGCGTTTTTGGTAGGGTCTATTTTCATTGGCCGCCTGCTCAGCCCCTACTTTGTCATGGTGGTAAATCAGATGCGCACCCGAGGGCAGGTCATTATCAGTGCCCTGATCTTTGCCTTTGTGCTGTCCTACATTGCTGCGGCCATTCAGCTAGAGGCAATTTTGGGTGCCTTTGCCGCTGGCTTGATCTTGGCTGAAACCTCTAAGCACAAAGAGATTGAGGAGCAGATCAGCCCCATTGCCGACATGCTGGTGCCGATTTTCTTTATTGTTGTCGGGGCCCGGACCGATATCAGTGTGCTCAATCCTCTCAACCCCGAAAACCGGGCTGGGTTAGTGATTGCCTCTTTTCTAGTGGTGGTCGCCATTCTTGGTAAGGTCATTACTGGCGTTGCCGTCTTCGGGCAGCCTGGCATTAACCGCTTAGCCATTGGGGTCGGCATGATTCCTCGGGGGGAGGTGGGGCTTGTGTTTGCTGGCGTGGGGGCGGCTAGCGGCGTGCTTACCGAGTCACTTGAGGCTGCCATTATTGTCATGGTTATTTTCACCACGTTCTTGGCACCGCCCCTGCTGCGGGTCGTCTTCAAAGACGACGAAGGCCCAGTCTCCCCCGCTTCCCCCGCCCCCGAATTGGAAACCGCTGATTAG
- a CDS encoding ABC transporter ATP-binding protein: MSAAVCLQNVHKVYNGVSVVNDLSLNIEAGEVFGLLGPNGAGKSTTIRMATTLTRPSDGHVVVAGYDVNRQQLDVRRQIGVVLQQTSVDGDLTVWENMELHGRMHHIPAAQRRAAIDTWLEYVELGDRRDDKVKTLSGGMKRRLQIARALLHNPKILFLDEPTVGLDPQTRRRLWEIIRGLNQQGMTMLLTTHYMEEVEYLCDRIGILDQGKLIELGTLDEFRHRHGEGIVMTQRGDRWDYQFFPTLDAANAHLDQQPDKTGMMTRPSNLEDIFVELTGRNLD; this comes from the coding sequence ATGTCCGCTGCGGTTTGTCTGCAAAACGTCCACAAAGTCTACAACGGCGTATCCGTCGTTAACGACCTCTCTTTAAATATCGAAGCCGGAGAAGTTTTTGGTCTACTTGGCCCTAACGGCGCGGGCAAGTCAACCACCATTCGCATGGCCACCACCCTCACCCGCCCCAGCGACGGCCATGTGGTTGTCGCAGGTTATGACGTCAACCGCCAGCAGCTCGATGTGCGCCGCCAAATTGGCGTAGTGCTGCAACAAACCAGCGTCGATGGCGACCTCACCGTGTGGGAAAACATGGAGCTGCACGGACGCATGCACCACATCCCTGCTGCCCAGCGCCGCGCCGCCATCGACACCTGGTTGGAGTATGTAGAACTGGGCGATCGCCGCGACGACAAAGTTAAAACCCTTAGCGGCGGCATGAAGCGACGGCTGCAAATTGCCCGCGCCCTACTCCACAACCCCAAGATTCTCTTTCTCGACGAGCCCACCGTGGGCCTCGACCCTCAAACCCGCCGTCGCTTGTGGGAAATTATTCGCGGCCTCAACCAGCAGGGCATGACCATGCTGCTCACCACCCACTATATGGAAGAAGTCGAGTACCTGTGCGATCGCATCGGCATTCTCGACCAAGGCAAACTGATCGAGCTGGGTACCTTAGACGAGTTTCGCCACCGCCACGGCGAAGGCATTGTCATGACCCAGCGAGGCGATCGCTGGGACTACCAGTTCTTCCCCACCCTAGATGCCGCCAACGCCCACCTCGACCAGCAGCCCGACAAAACGGGCATGATGACCCGCCCCTCCAACCTCGAAGACATCTTTGTAGAGTTAACGGGTCGCAATTTGGATTAA